One window of Bacillus alkalicellulosilyticus genomic DNA carries:
- a CDS encoding TIGR01777 family oxidoreductase, with protein sequence MAKKVVLAGGTGFIGQHFKKRFKELGYEVHIISRQSPHISWEQQDKIVEALENSDMLINLAGKSVNCRYHDKNKEAIFTSRTETTELLGKAIESCNNPPSLWVNSSTATIYRHAEDRPMTEETGDIGTGFSVNVAKAWERSFFSFSLPDTRQVALRIAIVLGESGGVMTPFKNLVKFGLGGVQGSGNQKFSWIHVEELFQIILFLQDNKQLEGVFNCSSPNPVTNRELMAKIRKAMNRSFGLPAPKWLLEIGAVFIKTETELVLKSRWVLPDRLEKEGYQFKYDTLDKALTQIVRE encoded by the coding sequence ATGGCAAAAAAGGTTGTTTTAGCAGGTGGTACTGGGTTTATTGGTCAACATTTTAAAAAGCGCTTTAAAGAATTGGGTTATGAAGTACATATCATTTCAAGGCAATCTCCGCACATCTCTTGGGAACAACAAGATAAAATAGTCGAAGCTTTAGAGAATTCAGATATGCTCATTAATCTTGCTGGAAAATCTGTAAATTGTCGTTATCATGATAAAAACAAAGAAGCGATTTTTACTTCAAGAACTGAAACAACTGAATTGTTAGGAAAGGCGATAGAATCATGTAATAACCCGCCTTCTCTATGGGTGAATTCAAGTACGGCAACGATTTATCGTCACGCAGAGGACAGACCAATGACAGAAGAGACTGGAGATATTGGTACCGGTTTTTCAGTTAATGTTGCCAAAGCTTGGGAACGCTCATTCTTTTCTTTTTCATTACCTGATACAAGGCAAGTTGCACTCCGAATTGCAATCGTATTAGGTGAAAGCGGGGGAGTAATGACACCATTTAAAAACTTAGTTAAATTTGGACTTGGTGGTGTACAAGGAAGTGGGAATCAAAAGTTTTCTTGGATTCATGTTGAGGAATTATTTCAAATCATCTTATTCCTACAAGATAATAAACAACTAGAAGGCGTATTTAATTGTTCATCTCCAAATCCTGTCACAAACCGAGAACTGATGGCGAAAATTCGAAAAGCTATGAATCGTAGTTTTGGATTACCTGCACCAAAATGGTTACTTGAAATCGGTGCGGTTTTTATAAAAACCGAAACGGAACTCGTTCTAAAAAGTCGCTGGGTACTCCCTGATAG
- the nagE gene encoding N-acetylglucosamine-specific PTS transporter subunit IIBC: protein MLAFFQRIGKALMLPVAVLPAAALLLRLGQPDLLNIQFMAAAGDAIFANLALIFAIGVAIGLSKDGHGSAALAGAIGYFVLTYGAVAINETINMSVLGGILSGVVGGLLYNRYHQIKLPDWLGFFGGRRFVPIVTAAFMVVLAGIMGFVWPGIQMFIDSIGDWIVGAGATGVAAFGFLNRLLIPIGLHHVLNSLVWFVFGEYNGATGDLHRFFAGDPTAGMFMGGFFPIMMFGLPAACLAMYFAAKREKRKAVAGMFISIAFTSFLTGITEPIEFTFMFLSPLLYVVHAALTGAALAITYSLGILHGFGFSAGAIDYFLNFGLATKPFLLVIVGLVFAAIYFFVFFFLIKKFDLKTPGREEDGEESIADSNPNLNSPSSLKNYNQLAVDYLTALGGKDNIMAIDNCVTRLRLSMKDATIIDENELKKLGAKGVLKVGPRNIQVIIGTDVEFLAEAMKKQ from the coding sequence ATGTTAGCCTTTTTTCAAAGAATAGGAAAGGCTTTAATGTTGCCTGTTGCTGTATTACCTGCTGCTGCATTATTACTGAGGTTAGGACAACCGGACTTATTAAATATTCAATTTATGGCTGCAGCTGGTGATGCAATTTTTGCTAATCTAGCGTTAATTTTTGCGATAGGTGTTGCTATTGGGTTATCAAAGGATGGACACGGTAGTGCTGCCTTAGCGGGGGCGATTGGTTATTTCGTCCTTACGTATGGTGCAGTTGCGATAAATGAAACAATCAACATGTCGGTATTAGGCGGGATTTTATCAGGTGTTGTTGGTGGTTTACTTTATAATCGCTATCATCAAATTAAATTACCAGATTGGTTAGGATTCTTTGGTGGTCGACGCTTTGTACCTATTGTAACAGCTGCATTCATGGTCGTCCTAGCAGGGATTATGGGCTTTGTATGGCCTGGCATTCAAATGTTTATTGATTCAATTGGTGATTGGATTGTCGGAGCAGGAGCTACTGGAGTTGCGGCATTTGGTTTCTTAAACCGATTGCTCATTCCAATCGGTCTTCATCATGTCCTCAACAGTCTTGTATGGTTTGTATTTGGAGAATATAACGGTGCAACTGGAGACTTACATCGATTTTTTGCGGGAGACCCAACAGCAGGGATGTTTATGGGTGGATTTTTCCCTATCATGATGTTTGGGTTACCTGCAGCTTGTCTTGCAATGTATTTTGCAGCTAAAAGGGAAAAACGAAAAGCGGTTGCTGGAATGTTTATTAGTATTGCATTCACTTCATTTTTAACAGGAATTACAGAACCAATTGAGTTTACCTTTATGTTTTTATCGCCATTACTCTATGTCGTTCATGCCGCTTTAACTGGAGCAGCGCTAGCGATTACGTATTCTTTAGGTATCCTTCATGGTTTTGGATTCTCAGCGGGAGCGATTGACTACTTTTTAAACTTTGGACTTGCGACAAAGCCATTTCTTCTTGTCATCGTCGGACTTGTTTTTGCGGCTATATACTTCTTTGTCTTCTTTTTCCTCATCAAGAAGTTTGACCTTAAAACACCAGGAAGAGAAGAGGATGGAGAAGAATCCATTGCTGACTCAAACCCAAATCTCAATTCTCCAAGTAGTCTTAAGAATTATAACCAGTTAGCAGTTGACTATCTTACTGCCTTAGGTGGAAAAGATAATATCATGGCCATTGATAACTGTGTCACTCGTCTCAGGTTATCGATGAAAGATGCTACTATCATAGATGAAAATGAATTGAAAAAATTAGGTGCTAAAGGTGTACTTAAAGTTGGACCAAGAAACATCCAAGTGATTATTGGAACTGACGTTGAATTTCTTGCAGAAGCTATGAAAAAACAATAA
- a CDS encoding UbiD family decarboxylase: MYRNLEECILDLEKNGQLIRITEEVDPELEMAAIHLKVYEEGGPAILFENVKGSKYKAVSNLFGTVERSQFMFRQTWDSVKNVIALRNDPMAALKNPFKHVRSGIAASKALPMKKSSLPSDFKEIFISDLPLIKHWPDDGGAFVTLPQVYSENPDKPGIMNSNLGMYRVQLSGNDYELNKEIGLHYQIHRGIAIHQHKANKKGEPLKVSIFIGGPPSHMLSAVMPLPEGLSELTFAGLLAGRRFRYSYEDGYCISHDADFVITGEIHPEETKPEGPFGDHLGYYSLTHPFPLMRVHKVYARDNAIWPFTVVGRPPQEDTSFGDLIHQLTGDAIKQEIPGVKEVHAVDAAGVHPLLFAIGSERYTPYQKVKQPAELLTIANRILGTGQVSLAKYLFITAEDGQPLDTHKEEEFLGYILERIDLHRDIHFQTNTTIDTLDYSGTGLNTGSKVVIAAYGDKRRELCTEVPDQIKNVSDIKNPRLVMPGIVAIEGPQFTSYAHAQEQLKIITDSLVAQGDIDSCPLFILCDDSEFLSETISNFLWVTFTRSNPSHDMYGKNSFYQNKHWACDNVIIDARIKPHHAPPLVLDPNVEKGIERFFDKDGKLKQDN, encoded by the coding sequence ATGTATCGAAACTTGGAAGAATGCATTCTTGATTTAGAGAAAAATGGACAACTTATAAGAATTACAGAAGAGGTGGATCCTGAACTTGAAATGGCTGCGATTCATTTGAAAGTTTATGAAGAGGGTGGACCAGCTATCTTATTTGAAAATGTAAAGGGATCCAAATATAAAGCCGTATCTAACCTTTTTGGGACGGTGGAACGAAGTCAATTTATGTTTCGTCAAACGTGGGATTCAGTAAAAAATGTCATTGCCTTGAGAAATGATCCGATGGCAGCTTTGAAAAATCCATTTAAACATGTCCGTTCAGGTATTGCTGCTTCTAAAGCATTACCGATGAAGAAATCTAGTCTGCCTTCTGATTTTAAAGAAATATTCATTTCAGACTTGCCACTGATTAAACATTGGCCAGATGATGGTGGGGCATTTGTGACCTTACCACAAGTGTATTCTGAAAATCCTGATAAACCAGGAATTATGAATTCTAACCTTGGAATGTATCGGGTTCAGTTAAGTGGCAACGATTATGAACTCAATAAAGAAATTGGTCTTCATTACCAAATTCACCGTGGCATTGCTATTCATCAACATAAAGCAAACAAAAAGGGTGAGCCGTTAAAGGTAAGTATTTTTATTGGTGGACCCCCGTCCCATATGTTGTCTGCGGTTATGCCGTTGCCAGAAGGATTAAGTGAGTTGACTTTTGCTGGATTACTTGCTGGGCGACGATTTAGGTATAGTTATGAGGATGGTTATTGCATCAGTCATGATGCGGATTTTGTCATTACAGGGGAAATTCACCCTGAAGAAACGAAACCAGAGGGACCTTTTGGTGATCATTTAGGCTATTATAGTCTTACTCATCCTTTTCCACTGATGAGAGTTCATAAAGTGTATGCCCGAGATAATGCAATTTGGCCATTCACTGTCGTAGGTCGTCCACCACAAGAGGATACATCGTTTGGGGATTTAATTCACCAATTAACTGGAGATGCAATTAAACAAGAGATTCCTGGAGTGAAAGAAGTACATGCGGTCGATGCAGCTGGTGTTCATCCTCTTTTATTTGCGATTGGGAGTGAACGATATACACCGTATCAAAAGGTGAAGCAGCCTGCTGAGCTACTAACCATTGCGAATCGAATTTTAGGTACGGGCCAAGTAAGCTTAGCCAAGTATTTGTTTATAACAGCTGAGGATGGACAACCACTTGATACTCACAAAGAAGAAGAATTTCTAGGGTACATTCTTGAGCGAATAGACCTACATCGTGATATCCATTTTCAAACAAACACTACGATTGATACGCTTGATTACTCAGGGACAGGTTTAAATACAGGAAGTAAAGTAGTGATCGCAGCTTATGGAGATAAAAGGAGAGAGCTATGTACTGAGGTGCCTGACCAAATTAAGAATGTATCAGACATTAAAAATCCTCGTTTGGTTATGCCAGGTATTGTTGCAATTGAAGGACCACAGTTTACAAGTTACGCTCACGCGCAGGAACAACTAAAAATAATAACCGATTCACTTGTAGCCCAAGGGGATATCGATTCATGCCCACTATTCATTTTATGTGATGATAGTGAATTCTTAAGTGAAACAATAAGTAACTTTTTGTGGGTAACATTTACTAGAAGTAATCCGTCTCATGATATGTACGGAAAGAATAGTTTCTATCAAAATAAACACTGGGCTTGTGATAATGTAATTATTGATGCCCGAATCAAGCCACATCATGCTCCACCTTTAGTTTTAGACCCTAACGTCGAAAAAGGGATAGAACGCTTTTTTGATAAGGACGGGAAACTTAAGCAAGATAATTAG
- a CDS encoding DUF4084 domain-containing protein, with amino-acid sequence MKIIRDTKEVIIFISIIIFVLLYYLWIFSWNEHEYLLTLGGNSFAIIGSLIPAFWLAVACKKSGKNQNPFWFFLSLGVFSFFLGELSWSYYENVLRTDVPYPGLPDLFYMLTNVFFLIGFLYKLFKERKKNHVVKMLFDIVIIMTVASTFSWHFIIGPIAFDSEVPLSTLIVSLSYPIGELALLLCAFSIYFGNRVSFFQQRSLFFIFLGLLALALADAIYTYQLITDDYFSGSWVDPIFVAALLFIGFSALVHKGELNRNEQKSVEVKFYRGTEYVRLLVPYLSVIALFIFMIIRPKQTDEFDAITIGTAISIVLIIVRQLFFIVENQKLLRKFYHKAEELELNEQRYKSLFDYHPDAVYSLNLNGEFDSVNHACASILGYQKNELIGLSSTIFIDSGEREMVFGHFKNVKDGIPQRYEVKVYDRNSQLYYLSMTNIPIRVKGKVIGIFAIGKDITKNKLNEKKIKYLAYHDSLTGLGNRYYFEEVLRKEIRDSKQNDKKFAIMFIDLDRFKPINDLLGHDIGDQLLISVANRLKNCIGESNTVARLGGDEFTILVRDVVSQSEVNAVASQIITCIQKPHLINGSEIVTTPSIGIAYYPLDDVTTVALMKKADIAMYYVKENGRSHYISFSETNQNYSKRLQLEKDLSSAIENQEFTIYYQPQVNAKTLKVIGVEALIRWQHPEYGLVSPLEFIPIAEETGKIFSIGEWVIREACMQIKKWHELGYPLKVGINLSPRQFHDDQLVSKINQIIKETGVEAKFIDIEITEMIAITNMKKVIPIINALKNLGVSVSIDDFGTGHSSLSYLTQLPIDTLKIAREFTMKITDSEANYTIVESIATLAKKLNLRVIVEGVETNEQADLLRKISCDEFQGYLTGKPNAAPIIEEMLAISKKPSGNTKKIRS; translated from the coding sequence ATGAAAATTATACGAGATACGAAAGAAGTTATCATTTTCATCTCGATTATTATCTTTGTTTTACTATATTATTTATGGATTTTTAGTTGGAATGAACACGAATACCTATTAACTTTAGGAGGAAATAGTTTTGCCATTATCGGAAGTTTAATTCCTGCATTTTGGTTAGCTGTTGCCTGTAAGAAAAGTGGAAAAAATCAAAACCCCTTTTGGTTCTTCTTATCATTAGGAGTGTTTTCCTTCTTTTTAGGAGAATTATCATGGTCTTATTATGAAAATGTCTTGAGGACGGATGTACCGTACCCTGGTTTACCCGATCTCTTTTATATGCTTACCAATGTCTTTTTCCTCATTGGTTTTCTTTACAAACTTTTTAAAGAAAGAAAAAAAAATCATGTAGTTAAAATGCTATTTGATATTGTTATAATCATGACTGTGGCTTCAACTTTTAGTTGGCATTTCATCATAGGTCCGATTGCGTTTGATAGTGAAGTTCCACTTTCTACGCTAATCGTTTCATTATCTTACCCAATTGGAGAATTAGCTTTATTATTATGTGCATTTAGCATATATTTCGGTAATAGAGTCTCTTTTTTCCAACAACGTTCTTTATTTTTTATTTTTCTTGGTCTTTTGGCATTAGCACTTGCCGACGCTATATATACGTACCAACTTATCACAGATGACTACTTTTCTGGTAGTTGGGTTGACCCTATCTTTGTTGCTGCGTTGTTATTTATTGGTTTTTCTGCTCTTGTTCATAAAGGAGAATTAAATAGAAATGAACAAAAAAGCGTTGAAGTGAAGTTTTATCGTGGGACGGAATATGTTCGATTGTTGGTCCCCTACCTTTCTGTTATCGCTCTTTTTATTTTCATGATTATAAGACCAAAACAAACCGATGAGTTCGATGCGATTACGATAGGAACAGCTATATCTATCGTGTTAATCATCGTTCGTCAGTTATTCTTTATTGTTGAAAATCAAAAGCTTTTACGAAAGTTTTATCATAAAGCTGAAGAACTAGAGCTTAATGAACAACGCTATAAATCTTTATTCGATTATCATCCGGATGCCGTTTATTCTTTAAATTTAAACGGAGAATTTGATAGCGTAAATCATGCTTGTGCCAGTATTCTTGGATACCAAAAGAATGAACTAATTGGTTTGTCAAGTACCATTTTTATAGATTCGGGCGAAAGGGAAATGGTTTTCGGTCATTTTAAAAACGTGAAGGATGGAATTCCACAGCGTTATGAAGTGAAAGTGTACGACCGAAACAGTCAATTATACTATTTAAGTATGACTAACATTCCGATACGTGTGAAAGGAAAAGTTATTGGTATCTTCGCTATAGGAAAAGACATTACTAAAAACAAACTGAACGAAAAGAAAATCAAATACCTAGCCTATCATGATTCGTTGACAGGGTTAGGCAATCGTTATTATTTTGAGGAAGTATTACGGAAAGAGATACGCGATTCAAAGCAAAATGATAAAAAATTTGCGATAATGTTTATAGACTTAGACCGGTTTAAACCAATTAATGATTTATTAGGTCATGACATTGGTGATCAGTTACTTATCTCCGTGGCTAATCGACTAAAGAATTGTATCGGCGAATCCAACACGGTTGCTAGATTAGGAGGGGACGAGTTTACAATATTAGTTCGAGACGTTGTAAGTCAATCGGAAGTGAATGCTGTAGCTAGTCAAATCATTACCTGTATACAAAAACCCCATCTTATTAACGGAAGTGAAATTGTTACCACTCCAAGTATAGGAATTGCTTACTACCCTTTAGACGATGTTACAACCGTTGCTCTAATGAAGAAAGCAGACATTGCAATGTATTATGTAAAAGAAAACGGTCGAAGTCACTACATTTCGTTTAGTGAGACTAACCAGAATTACTCCAAGAGATTGCAATTGGAAAAGGACTTGAGTTCTGCAATTGAAAATCAAGAATTTACGATTTATTACCAACCTCAAGTAAATGCAAAGACTTTAAAAGTAATAGGTGTAGAAGCGTTAATTCGATGGCAACATCCTGAATATGGTCTCGTCAGTCCACTTGAGTTTATTCCAATTGCTGAAGAAACGGGAAAAATATTCTCGATTGGTGAATGGGTGATCCGAGAAGCATGTATGCAAATTAAGAAGTGGCATGAACTAGGTTATCCATTAAAAGTAGGAATCAACTTATCACCAAGACAGTTTCATGATGACCAGTTAGTTTCAAAAATAAACCAAATAATCAAGGAAACAGGTGTTGAAGCTAAGTTTATTGATATTGAGATTACAGAAATGATAGCCATTACAAATATGAAAAAAGTAATACCAATTATCAATGCTCTAAAGAATTTAGGTGTATCTGTATCTATTGATGATTTTGGAACTGGTCATTCTTCATTATCCTATCTTACACAGCTTCCGATCGACACATTAAAAATTGCTAGGGAATTTACTATGAAAATCACAGATAGTGAAGCGAATTACACGATTGTTGAATCGATTGCAACACTCGCAAAAAAGCTTAACTTAAGAGTCATTGTAGAAGGAGTAGAAACAAACGAACAAGCTGACCTCCTTCGAAAAATTAGTTGTGACGAATTTCAAGGGTATTTGACTGGAAAACCTAATGCAGCACCCATCATTGAAGAAATGTTGGCAATAAGTAAAAAACCTTCTGGCAATACAAAGAAAATCAGGTCCTAG